The Syntrophorhabdus sp. sequence AACGTGATATCGAGTCATGACATAGAGGCCTTTGTAAGCGGCCAGAGCACGAAGAAGGGCCTCATGTGGACACTGGCCGCGAAGGTCGGGAAAGACGTGGCAGGCAGCCCCGCTCTCATGCGCAAGATGCTGGGCCTCAATTTCCCCATCAAGAAAAGGGTTGCCATTATCGGCGGCCAGTTCGCGGGTTGCGAGCTTGCGCTGACCCTCATGGAGAAGGGAAAGCAGGTGCGGATCATAGAGGAGACGAAACGTCTCGGCGCGGATATCGGTCCCGTGACCAGGTGGGTCGAGATGGACATGTTGAGGAAAGGCGGCGTCGCCATGGAGACCCTGACGAAGGTGAAAGAGATCGCCGACAAGGGCGTCAAGGCGACGAGGGAAGACGGAACAGAGGTCTTTTTTGATGCCGACACGGTCCTTCTGGCCCTTGGCCTGAAAGAGAACATGGAACTTGCCGACAAGCTGAAGGGCAAGGTTCCCGAGGTGTACGTTGTTGGTGAAAGCGCCGGCGGAGGAGGGAAGAAGAGGCTGAGAGAGGCCATGAACTCCGGCCGCGACGTGGGCGCGAAGATCTAGGGTATCAGCAGGCAGCCCCTCCGGCGTGGTGGAAGTGTCGCCACGCCGGAGGGGCTGCCCGGAAAAGGAGTGCACTGTGAAGATCAGAAAAGTTGGAGTGGTAGGCTGCGGATTCATGGGCGGAGGCATCGTTCAGGTCTGCGCCGTGTCAGGATACGACGTTGTCACCACCGATATCTCCGATGAAGCGGTCAACAAGGGGATACGTGTCATAAAGGACAGACTAGCCAAGAAGGTCAAGAAAGGCGAGATGACGCAGCAGCAGATGGATGACGCGATGGGTCGCATCACAGGTTCTTCAGATATGAACGTCTACAAGGACTGCGACCTTGTCATAGAGTGTATTTTCGAGGATATGGAACTGAAGAAAAAACTCTTCGCGGAGCTGGACAGGATCTGCGAGCCGAAGACCTATTTCGGGACCAACACGTCCTGCCTTCCCGTGATCGATATGGCGATGGCCACCTCGCGGCCGGAGAAGGTTGTGGGCATACACTTCTTTACCCCTCCGCCTCTTATGCCCCTT is a genomic window containing:
- a CDS encoding FAD-dependent oxidoreductase yields the protein NVISSHDIEAFVSGQSTKKGLMWTLAAKVGKDVAGSPALMRKMLGLNFPIKKRVAIIGGQFAGCELALTLMEKGKQVRIIEETKRLGADIGPVTRWVEMDMLRKGGVAMETLTKVKEIADKGVKATREDGTEVFFDADTVLLALGLKENMELADKLKGKVPEVYVVGESAGGGGKKRLREAMNSGRDVGAKI
- a CDS encoding 3-hydroxyacyl-CoA dehydrogenase family protein yields the protein MKIRKVGVVGCGFMGGGIVQVCAVSGYDVVTTDISDEAVNKGIRVIKDRLAKKVKKGEMTQQQMDDAMGRITGSSDMNVYKDCDLVIECIFEDMELKKKLFAELDRICEPKTYFGTNTSCLPVIDMAMATSRPEKVVGIHFFTPPPLMPLVEIMESVKTSKETMDMAVEFGKSVDKSVIVAKDTPGFIVNAQMIPNVLNAVRMVESGIATAEDIDLGAVKGLSHPIGPIALADFFGLDVLYAISTHMYEETKDPMVKPPLILKRMVMAGMLGRKTGKGFYDYTSKG